Within the Nitratireductor basaltis genome, the region TTGGGTGCGAATCTGGCGAGTGTCTCGCCAACGCCGGTCACGCCGGCATCGGTCCGCACCTCCACAAGCACCATGGATACTTCCGTGTAGGTGCCCCATGAGGTGCTGGTTGGCCGCGTCATTGTCTGGGTCAGCGGATGAGCGATCACGTCCGAGATGATTGCGTCACTCATGCCACCATCTCCTTGACGAGATCCCAGTTCATCGTGATACCGAGGCCCGGTCCATCGGGTGCTGCAACGGTCCCGTCCTTGATGCGGCTGTTGGCCGGAGCGATATCGGCGATGCCGTCGCGGAAGCGGTTTGGTGCGAAGGCGCATTCCATGCTGAGCGTGTTCGGCATTGCGGCGGCCAGATGCAGGCTTGCCACTTCACAGATGATGCCTGACATGCCGACATGGGGCGCATAGGAGATGTCGTGCATCGCGGCCAGCTCGGCCATGCGCCTCGTCTCGGTGATCCCGCCGGAGCGCGTCACATTGGGTTGCAGCACTGAAAGGGTCCTGTCACGGATCAGGGGCATGGCCTGGTCCAGGGTGTAGTTGCTTTCGCCGGCTGCAAGCGGCACGGCGCAGCGGCGATGCAGCTGGCGGTAGCCATCTTCGTCTTCCGGGCGGAGAGGTTCTTCAAACCAGTGATAGCCGTTGTCGGTCAGCGCAGCGGCAACCCGCTTGGCTTCATCCAGCGAGTAGGCCCAGTTGGAATCGGCGCTGAGTCGAATATCGTCGCCGGCGCGTTCGCGAAGCCGCGCGATTCTTCGGCATGCTTCATCAACAGGCCGCCCGATCTTGACCTTCATGTCGCTTAGGCCGCGTTCACGCATGAGGTCCAGATCACTGTCGGCCTCGCTGTCGGTGCCCCAGCGGATCGATGCGCCGTATACCGGAACATCGGTTTTGCCAACGCCGCCCAACAGCTTCCAGATGGGCAGATTGGCGGCCTTGCCCAATATGTCCCATAGCGCGATGTCGACCGCAGACATTGCCTCTATAAGGATGCCGCCGGAACGGCCCGACAGGGTGCGTCGCATATCCTTCCAACGCGCGGTAATGGCAGTAGCATCCTGTCCGATCAGGCGCGGCATTGCCGCCTTGATCACCTCGGCATAGCCGGCAGGTGCAAAGCGCGCGAGGCACTCGCCGACACCGCAAATTCCCGAGGCAGTCTCTACCTCCACCAAGAGTATGGATACCGCCTCATAAGTGCCCCATGAGGTTTTTGCAGGCTGCGGCAGGCGCTGAACCAGCGGATAGGTCCGCACATCCACAATCCGGTAGTCACTCTCGCTGGCCATCCCACGCTCCATCCTCAACCTATGCCGCTTGTCGTATTCAATAATGAAGCACATAACAACTAAAAAACATAGTTGCTATGTTGGATATGTTCAGCTACGGTCAGATCGAGAGGTGTGAAATGCCCACTGAAACCGACGACAAGAACCACTCCCTGTTTGATGTTGTGCCGCCTGCAGCGCGGCTGGCAGATACTGTGACCCAATCGATCGCCGATGCTCTTCTTGAGGGGCGTATTGCGCCTGGCGAAGCGCTGCCTTCCGAGGGCGAGATTGCGCGAACATTCGGAGTGTCAAAGCCGATAGCACGCGAAGCGTTGCGGCAATTGGCCGGTGTTGGGCTCATTCACACTCAGCAGGGGAAGGTTGCCCGTGCAAAGGCGCTCAATGGCGAGCCGCTCGAGCGCTTCTACGGTTTCGCCGTGCGTTCCAGTCTCACGCGTTTGCAGGAAGCAAACGAGATGCGCCGGGTCGTGGAGACCGGGATCGCTCAACTGGCCGCCCAGAGACGCAATGATGAAGGCCTGGAGCAAATGCGCGCGGCAACTTCGAAGATGCGTTCGACCATGCTGCATCCGCACCGCTTCACCGAGTGTGACATCGAGTTTCACCTTGGTATGGCCCGCGCAACGGGGAATTCGATGATCGTCGTCCAGATGGAAGGGCTAGGCTCCATCCAGCGTGAGGTGTCCGAACTGTTCACGCGCAGATCAAATCGCTCTGCGGCTGATTGGGAAAAGACGATCGAGCGGCATGAAGCGGTCTTGAAGGCAATTGTGGAAGGTGACGAGGAAGCGGTGGCGGTGGCCATTCGTGACCACTACGCGGCCGCCGATATCGCCTCGCTGGAAGTGGCGGATATTCTTGGCGAGAACAGCCATGGGTGACGGTCGGTTTTCCGGTCGCCGGGCGCTCGTCACCGGTGGGGATACCGGTATCGGACGTTCCATCGCGCTCGGTCTGGCGGCCGAGGGTGCTGATGTCGTCATTCATCATCACGCCAACGAAGAGGGTGCGCAGGCCACCGCAGAAGACATCCGAAGACTTGGCGCAATCGCGCATGTCGTGAGTGCAGACTTCACCCAAAGTGGTGAGATCGGCAGACTCTGGGGCGGTATTGCGGAAAATCACGGCGCAATCGACATTCTCATCGCCAATGCTGCCATCGAGCGACGTGGAGAATGGAGCGAATTATCGGAAGCAGTGATCGCAGATCATGTGCAGGCAAACTTCATATCGCTCATCAAGCTGCTTCAGCATGGCGTGCCCCATATGGTCGAGCAGCACTGGGGCAGGGTGGTCTGTATCGGGAGCATTATGGCTTCCAGGCCCAGATCTGAAACTGTTGCCTATGCGGCACTGAAATCCGCGCAACTTACTGCGGTTCGGGCTATCGCGCGCGATGTTGCGGCTGATGGTGTCACCATCAATGTCGTCTCGCCAGGAGCGATCAGGACAGAGCGCAACGCAGATCGCTATGCCGATCCCGCCTTCGTGAAGGCCGTATCCGCAAGAATACCTGCAGCCAGACCGGGTACGCCCGAAGACGTCGTGGCACCGGTACTCATGCTGTGCTCCGAGGGGGCAAGCTACATCACCGGCACGAACATCATGGTCGATGGCGGTTGGAGCATGGGCGACGCGCCAAGGTGAATTTCACTGCAACCCCGATCGGGGCTTGAGAATAAACGGGAGGAAGAAAAATGAAGACAGTTTTGAGGACTTCAGGGCTCGTAGTGGCCCTGCTGATGAGCTCTTCCGCTATGGCGGAAGACCTTCGTTTTACGGTCTGGACGGGCAACGAAGCGCATCTGTCGATGCTGAACGCGATTGCCGAGGGCTTCAAGGAGACGCATCCCGATGTCACAGTGACATTCGAGACGATCCCTGCCGCCGACTATGTTCAGAAGCTGACGTTCCAGCTTGCCGGCGGAAACGCGCCGGATCTGGGGTGGTTGGGTGAAGAACCCGCGCCTGCCTTCGTAGATGCGGGCATGCTGGAAGATATCGGTACTGCGCTGCGCGCGAAGGATGGATACGACTACGCGGATTTCGCTACCGAAGCTATGGGGCTGTGGGTAAATGGTGACTCTGTCTATGGCATTCCGTTCTCCACCTCGCCATTCATGCTCTATTACAACAAGACGATGTTCGATGCCGCTGGCGCCGAAGACCCCCTGGCTCTTGCTTCGAAAGGCGAATGGACGTGGGAGAAGCTTCGGGAGGTCGCGCAAAAGGTCTCTGCCGCCAATGACAAATGGGGCTTTGAGTTCAAGGATGGCGAGGGCTACGACTCGCGCATCATGCACGCGCTAATGCCGCCGATCCGCGCCTATGGCGGCTTTGCCTGGAAAGACGGCAGGTGTGGTTTCGCTGAGCCGGAAGCGGTCGAGGCAGTAACGCTGCTTCACGAGATGGTCTTTGAGGACAAGACGATCGTTCCTCCGGGCGAGCAGGGCGACTTCTTTGCTGGCGATGCTGCCATGACTATCAACCAGATCTCGCGCGCTTCCAGACTGACGGATGCAGGCTTTGACTGGGGCATCGCTCCGCTTCCCACGGGTCCCGCCGGTGAATCACCCGTCGTGGGTCAGGCAGGAATTGTCGTTTTTGCCAAAGGCGACAAGAAGGAACTGGCGACCGAATTCCTCGCGCATATGACGAACGCGGAAAACGTTGCGACGATGGCGCAGTTCTTCCCTCCGGCACGCAAGTCGATCCTGGATGATGCCGCTTTCACCGACAGCAACCCGAACATTCCCGCCGAGCAAATGGCCAATGTCAAAGCGGCCATCAATGAAGGCACGGTGCTGCCCGCGCATGAGCGCATGCCTCAGATCCTCGCGGCCTTGAAGCCGCGCTCCGATGCTTTGTGGCGTGCGGACGCAGATGTGACCAAGGCGCTGGAAGCCATGTGCTCTGCCATCGAGCCAAATCTCTAAGACAGGGCGATTAAGTGGAACAATCCATTCCATCCACCAAGGCCGGGGCACGCTACAATGGCGTGCCCTTCCTGACACTCAGGCGGCGAGAGGCACTGGTTTCGTGGCTCTTTGTCAGCCCGACCGCGATCGGCTTCCTGATCTTCTTTGTAGGGCCATTGGTGGCGGTCATCTTCTATGCCACGACGGAATGGAACCTGCTCAGCCAGCGCTCCACATTCGTGGGGCTTGAGAATTTCAGGGACGCACTGACCCGCAACGCCGATTTCTGGCATGTCATGCGCAACTCGGCGATCTTCGCCCTCGGTCTCGTGCCGCTGAACATGGCACTTGCGCTGGCACTGGCCGTTGCGCTCAGCAAGCCCCGAAAAGGGGTGATCTTCTTCCGTACCGTGTTCTTCGCGCCGGTCATCACCTCTGCCGTCGCATGGGCTATCGTCTGGAAGTTCCTGCTTCAGGGTGAAGCGGGAGGCGTGAACATGATGCTGGCCAGTTTCGGCATTGATGGACCGAACTGGCTGCGTGAGCCCAACTGGGCGATGGCCTCCGTCATCGTGACCCGGGTCATCAAGATGGTGGGGCTCAACATGATCCTGTATATCGCTGCCTTGCAGGCCATTCCCCGCGACTATGATGCGGCTGCCCGCCTCGAGGGCGCATCGGAATGGCAGATCTTCAAATATGTGACCTGGCCGCTGGTCGCACCGACCACCCTCGTCATCATGATCCTAACCACGATCGGGTCGTTCAAGGTCTTCGACCATATCTATCTCATGACCGGTGGCGGACCTGAAAACGGCACGCTCGTCCTTGCATTCTACATCTACCAGCAGGCCTTCGAATTCTTCGAGATTGGCTATGCGGCTGCACTGGCCATGGTGATGTTCGTGATCGTTCTTGCGCTGACCATCGTCCAGGTGCTCATGCGCGGAAGGGGGGCAGCATGACAGCTCAGCGTCAGCAGACAATCAAGCAGGTGCTATGGGTCATCTCGCTTGCAATCGTGTCCGTGCCTTTCGTGTTTCCCTTCCTATGGATGGTGACGTCAGGTTTCAAATCGGCTTCCGAGATATTCGGTCAACCCAGTCTGGTGCCTGATGTCTGGCACTGGCGGAATTTCGTGGAGGTGTTCGAGTACCAGCCTTTTGCAAGGCAGTACTTCAACTCGCTCTACATTGCGGTGCTGGTGACGGTTCTGACCCTGATCGTCTCGTCCCTAGCGGGATACGCCTTGGCGCGCCTTCGTTTCGCAGGTGCCGGCCTGTTGATGGTGGGGCTCGTCTCGGCGCTGATGGTGCCCGAAGAGGTGACCATCATCCCCAATTTTTTCCTGGTCGGCTGGATGGGGCTCAGCGACACTCATGTGCCTCTAGTACTTCTGCCCGTGTTTGGTCCCCAGGGCGTCGTGGCAACATTCCTGATGCGCCAGTTCTTCCTGGCTCTTCCGAAGGAACTGGAGGAAGCCGGGCGTATGGATGGTCTGACCACGCTTGGTATCTGGTGGAAGATCGCGCTGCCCATGTCGCGGCCGGCACTGGCGGCTGTGGCCATCATCACCTTCCTTCATTCCTGGAACCTGTTTCTTGAGCCGCTCGTCTTCATCAGTTCGCTCGAGATGTTCACGCTTCCACTGGCACTAAGCAACTTCACGGACCCGTACGGCGCCCCGTTGTGGCACCTGCAGTTGGCAGCCACCAGTCTGGCGGTGCTGCCGATCCTCGGCGTCTATCTCATTGCCCAACGCCAGATCGTCGAGAGCTTCGCCATGTCCGGGGTCAAGGGATGATCGTTTTCACCATTTCAATTCAGAGGGTCAATCCATGACCAGTTTATCACTGGAACGCGTCCGGAAGAGTTTCGGAAAGCATGAAGTCATCCGAGACATCGACCTCAGGATCGAAGATGGCGAGTTCATCGTCTTCGTGGGCCCGTCGGGCTGCGGCAAGTCGACCCTGCTGCGAATGATCGCCGGGCTCGAGGACGTCACGGGCGGCGACCTCAACATAGGCGGCAGGCGCATGAATGAAGTGCCGCCGTCCCGCCGTGGTGTGGCGATGGTCTTCCAGTCCTACGCACTCTATCCGCATCTGACGGTGCGGGAAAACATGGGCTTCGGCCTGAAGGTGCGAAAGGTGCCGAAGGCGGAAAGTGCCGCAAAGGTCGCCCAGGCCGCGGAGATATTGAAGCTCGACGCGCTCCTCGACAGATATCCGCGTGAGCTTTCCGGCGGACAGCGCCAGCGTGTCGCCATCGGACGGGCGATCGTGGCGTCTCCCGAAGTGTTCCTGTTCGACGAGCCACTTTCAAATCTCGATGCGGAACTGCGGGTGCATATGCGCGCGGAGATAGCAGGATTGCACCGCCGTCTGGGCAACACGATGATCTATGTCACCCATGATCAGATCGAGGCTATGACGCTGGCGGATCGTATCGTGGTTCTGAGAGATGGGCTCGTGGAGCAGGTGGGTACGCCCAAAGAGCTTTATGAGAACCCCGCCAATACCTTTGTCGCTCAGTTTATCGGAAGCCCGAAGATGAATCTTCTGCCGGCGTCGAGCATTGGCGGCAATCTGCAACTTGCTGGGAAGCGCATTGACGGACAGACAATGTTCGGCATGCGCCCCGAGCACCTCCAACTCTCATCCCAAGCGGATGCTCTCCTGAGTGGCAAGCTCGTCGCGTCGGAATATAGCGGCTCCGAAACCCTGCTGCATGTCGAACTGGAAGATGGCACCATAGTTCTGGTGATCAACCGGGCTCAGCAGGTGCCAGAGATCGGCGCCGCGGTCAATTTGACGATCGAGCCTTCCCTCGTTCATGTGTTCAATGACGGACGCGCGGTGTGACTGCTTCACCTGAGAATTGAAGCCGAATGGGCAGTCTTTGCAGAGTACTGCAGCGACTTGTCTGGCAAGGACAGCCGAACCGGTATGGTGCGATGCGTCCGTTCTGGCGAAATGTAGCAACGGGCCAGAACAGTCTGGTCCCGGGGTGTCCCCGGGGCCTGACCTGAGCGAAAATGTTGGCGAAGGTTTCAGCCCTGATGCGCGCTGGCCAAGGACCTGTGTTCGGCTGCAGTGTCACAGGCAGGGCCAGCTGCGCCACATGACGCATCAGCGCATGGGTGCGGTGGACTGAAAGGTGGCGCCTTGGCTAGACTCGTTTCAGCGCAAAGCAGGACAGAAAATCCACGGCCTTTGAGAGGTCACCCGATACGCTGACCACGCTTCTGTCTACCAGCTGGGAAAGCGGGGTTGATCCATAGACGGCGGCTGCCTGCTGATTACCATTGCCATTCAGCACGAAAGGCGCCTCTGGTTCCGCTACGGCGCTGATATGCAGCTGCCCGGAATGAAGCTGCGCTTCAAACGCTTCGCCGTTGAAGTCGAACCCTGCAAGCGCTTCCTTTCCCTTCGCCATCTCAGGAATGAGGTTGGCGCGCATGGAGATCATCAGTGCTGACGGGCTGATGAAGCGTGACGGATCATGCCCTGGGACCATCAGGGCCCATTGGCATAGCGCCTCCAGAACAGGCAACAGTGCGCGACCTGCTTCGGTCAACGCGTAGATGCCCAACCTCTCATCGTGATGCACCACCTTCGCCTCGGACAGCTGAGCCAGGCGGGAGGTGAGCACGCTGGCGGTGATACCGGGAAGTCCCGTTCGGATCATCTGGAAGCGCTTTGCCGAGAACATCAATTCCCGCACGACAAGCAGAGCCCATCTGTCGCCAATCATGTTCAGCGCGTGGGCAGCGAGGCAGCCTTCATTGTAGCGTACCGGGATCGTCTTTTTGTTCTTGGTCATATTTCCATACTGTCAGTTGCATTTTAATACTAATGCTGCCACGATGAAGCTGCAACAGTGATGTAGCATCACAAACTGAAGAAGGAAGTGAGCGATATGACCTATTACACGGGCGCGGTCGCTGCGGTTCCGAGAGGGAACAAGCGTCTTTATGCTGAACATGTTGCTGCCGCCTGGCACCTGTTCAAATCCTATGGTGCGGTTCGCATGGTCGAGACCTGGGGTGTCGACGTGCCGAAAGGAAAGGTCACGGACTTTCCTCGCGCAGTAGATGCCGGCGAGGAGGAAGCGATCGTGTTTTCGTGGATCGAATGGCCCGACAAGGCCACCGCCGACGCATCCTGGGACAAGATGCAGAGCGATCCCGCGATGAAGCAGATGTCTGAAATGCCCTTCGATGGCAGTCGCATGATCTGGGCCGGTTTCGAACCGCTCTTTGACTCGGAGGTTTCGTCATGACCGTGACGGTTTGCACATATGACTGGCTGCCCGAATTTCCCCGTGGCTTTGTCAGGGACATGCGCGTTCGATGGGTTCTTGAAGAAGTCGGTCGCCCCTACAGGGTCGACACGTTTCCCCTCCATCCCAAGAGCAAGAGACACCGCGAACTGCAGCCCTTTGCACAGGTTCCGGTCATCGAAGATGGTGGAGTAACGCTATTTGAGAGTGGCGCGATCCTGCTGCATCTGGGCGAAGGAACGGCACTTCTTCCCAAGGAGGGAAGGGCGCTGGTGACACAATGGCTGTTCGCCGCGTTGAACACGATCGAAATAGCCGTATCGCACTGGGCCAATATGGTAATGGCCGAACGCGTCCCGGAGTTTTTCGGTCCTGCTCCTGCTGGCGAGGTTGTTGCTCATGCCAGGCGAAACATGGAAAGCAAGCTGGAAGCTCTTCAGGCTGCGATTGCCGACAGGGATTGGCTCGTGGAGGAGTTCAGCATCGCGGATATCGCGATGGTGGAAGTGTTGCGGGTCGTGGCAGCAGAAGACGCGTTGGATGCCTTTCCTGCTCTCCAAGCATATGTTGCCAGGGCCACGTCCCGTCCGGCCTTCAGGAAAGCCCTGGCTGACCACATGGAGCATTGGCAGGCAGCCGATGTCGCGCGCGCGACAGCTTCACCCGCCTGAGCAAACATTTCACGATACAATTGGAGGAGGGACAAATGGCGATTGCGAAGAACACGATATGCCTCTGGTATGAGAAGGATGCAGAGGCCGCCGCTCAATTCTATGCCGACATTTTCCCGGACAGCTCGGTCCGTGCGGTACATCATGCCCCAAGTGACTATCCTTCCGGAAAGGCCGGTGATGTCCTGACGGTGGACTTCACCGTTCTCGGCATTCCGTGTCTCGGGCTCAATGGAGGAGACACGTTCAAGCACAGTGAAGCCTTTTCATTTCAGGTTTCCACGGAGGATCAGGATGAAACCGACCGGTATTGGGATGCCCTTGTCTCGAATGGCGGGGAGGAAAGCGTTTGCGGATGGTGCAAGGACAGATGGGGGATTTCGTGGCAGATCACGCCGCGGATCCTGACGGAGGCAATCGCTGCGGGTGGCGCCGGTGCCAAACGCGCATTCGATGCGATGCTGGAGATGAAGAAGATCGACATCGCAACAATCGAACTGGCCCTGCGTGGCGACCGTTCGAAAGCCGAAACTTAGGCTGAGAGGCAGGAACCCCTTTGCATGGTGGTCCGTTACTGGGGCCAGCAGCAAGGGATTTCGCATGCGTATCTTCGAATGCGGCAAATGCCGCCAGGCCGTCTATTTCGACAGCTCGATCTGTGTCCACTGCGGGTCCCGTCAAGGCTATGACGCGCACGGTTTTCAGATGCGCGTGCTGGGTGTTCAGCATCGGTTGTGTGCGAATGCCCACCACGGTGCTTGCAACTGGCTGGCCGAGGAAGGACAAAACCATTGTCTTGCCTGCCGTCACAATCTCACGATCCCCAATCTGTCCCGGCCGGAAAATCATGACAACTGGGTGCGGATCGAAAATGCCAAGCGGCATCTCTTCTACTCGATCCTGAGCTGGCAGCTCCCTGCGCCCACCAAGGTCGAAGATCCCGGGCGCGGACTGGCCTTCGAGTTCCTGTCGGACATCGAGGATGCAGACGGAAACGTGAAACGCGTCCTGACCGGTCATGACAATGGCCTCATCACAATCAACATTGCGGAAGGTGACGATGTCGAGAGGGAACGACGCCGCACGGCCATGGGAGAACCCTATCGCACGCTTCTCGGCCATTTCCGCCATGAGATCGGTCACTATTACTGGGATCGCCTGGTGCAGGAGGGAAGCAGGCTGGACCAATTCCGTTCGGTCTTTGGCGATGAGCGGGAAGACTACGCGGATGCGCTCAAGCGCCATCACGAACAGGGTCCGCCTGATGATTGGAGCGGGAACTATATCAGCGCCTATGCGACGGCCCATCCCTGGGAAGATTTCGCAGAGACATTCGCGCATTTCGTGCACATGGTGGATACGCTGGAGACTGCAAGGGCCTGGGGCTTGCAGCTTGCATCGAGCGGTTACGTGGCAAGGATCGATTTCGAGCCCTACCGTCTTGGAGACGTGAAGCGAATGCATGCGCACTGGGTGCCGCTCACGCTTGCGATCAACGCCCTCAACCGATCAATGGGACAGCCGGATCTTTATCCGTTCGTCATGCCATCGGCGGTCCTGAAAAAGCTGGGTTTCATCGCCGGTCTGCTGGTCGATCAACGCCCATAAGCGCCGAAGGAGCTTCAGATGAGATGATTGACCCCTTCACGTGCACCCAGATCGAGGGGTGAGCGTCCCGGAGGTCCAAGGCGGCTGCGGACGGCAGTCCTTGGCGGCTCTGAACGTGCGCGAGATCTGGAATCCACCTCGTCCGTCCAGACCCGAAATGCCTTGAGCGTGTGCAGTCCGAAGGTGTGCAGGAGAGGAACATCCATTGCATCACGTCCGCGGGCCACCACGATGCGACCCGTACGCGGATGATTGTGGCGTGCATCGAACGTATACCATCTGCCGCCGAGATAGACCTCGAACCACGCAGAAAAGTCCATGGGCGAGGGATCAGGCTCCACGCCTATATCGCCAAGATAGCCGTTCACATAGCGGGCGGGAATATTCAGGCAGCGGCAGAACGTGATGGCAAGATGTGCAAAGTCGCGACAGACACCAAGCCGTTCCTGATGTGCCTCCAGGGCGGTACGCGTGGACCGCGCATAGCCGTAGGAGAATGTGAGGCGGTCATGGACATAGTCGCACACAGCCTGCACGCGCGCCCAGCCGGGCGTAACGTTGCCGAACAAGCGCCAGGCCAGTTGGCTCAGACGGTCCGTCTCGCAGTACCGGCTGCCTTTCAGATATCGAAGGCATCCGTCCGGCAATTGCTCCGGAGGCCATTCCCTCGCATCCGGCTGAACGAGGTCAGGCTCTCCCGTGTCGCTCACGATAGCGTCCTGGGTGATGGTGAACTCACCGGCAGGTGCAACCATGCGCAGGCAACTGTTTCCGAACTGGTCGATGAATGCGCGTTTGGCCACCGGCGGGACCGTTTCGGTGGGACTCTGCCAATTCACATCCCTGGCGCGTTCCGGGTGGACGCTCATCATGGTGAAGAGATGGGTGGGCTGAGCCACCTCGATCGTCATGCCATATCCAACGCGTATCAACATGACGTCTCTCC harbors:
- a CDS encoding transglutaminase-like domain-containing protein; its protein translation is MLIRVGYGMTIEVAQPTHLFTMMSVHPERARDVNWQSPTETVPPVAKRAFIDQFGNSCLRMVAPAGEFTITQDAIVSDTGEPDLVQPDAREWPPEQLPDGCLRYLKGSRYCETDRLSQLAWRLFGNVTPGWARVQAVCDYVHDRLTFSYGYARSTRTALEAHQERLGVCRDFAHLAITFCRCLNIPARYVNGYLGDIGVEPDPSPMDFSAWFEVYLGGRWYTFDARHNHPRTGRIVVARGRDAMDVPLLHTFGLHTLKAFRVWTDEVDSRSRARSEPPRTAVRSRLGPPGRSPLDLGAREGVNHLI